In Epinephelus lanceolatus isolate andai-2023 chromosome 7, ASM4190304v1, whole genome shotgun sequence, the genomic stretch GAGCCCCTAAATTCACTCATATCCACAAAAGGTGTTTTAAAATTCAACACAGTAGCTGGGTTTCAATCCATTAACAATGGGCTGGAAGGAAATGTGGAGATTTGGATACTCTTTGGACATTGTTAAAATTCAGCGAtatctttaaaggagcagttcagTATAGGGAGCAATatgcctatttttttttctgagggcggaataaaaaaatggaaactaatttcatgtctgtgtttctgaACACACAGATATGAGGGGTGACATGTAGGGAGGGGGAAACATGTAGCCTTGCTCCATCCAgtctttgggctctagtttccggGCGCGgcacagggtggcgcagggtggcgaaccccgcgcagagctagtttcgagcagcgcaaccgaagacgtgctcagtttggtagtttggcagactgaggtgcgctgagatgggtgtgacagcgcagcagggggaggtgtcgacagatccagcttggagcagtgacagtttcgtgccaaaaggcttcgccgaaggtgcgctaaaagctcgccagctgaaactaggtctactgtcagcacaggcggagcgcagccggtgtaagtggaagtttggctgactggcggacagtgtgcacacgtcaccaaaacctcacaggcaggtttccagaatgtcaggcacattaacgatgcaataaatagccacaaaaccactattcaatgcaactatctgcaatcagcacataaatgtatctctatatcaactgtctcgtcacatctgatgtcagatcaaaggggattggcaccgtttggcacatttggcacgtttggcacgcgtaatggaaacccaacctgatttgattaacacagctgcaaactaatgagttcacatccctctcagccaaccacaagcagccacagcatcagatagggagtatatattccgcatctgtcatcttagaaaagtcaaatgaaaagaaacagagtgagactgcgagagagatagagaaagcgcacgcgcacgagagaaacgcaacattgatttacaattgtggtgacctcctcccaggctacctttgcatcatcagcccgtggaggtctgctcgcagttccgtatattcggacactgcgagcttggacctcccggaccaagacatcagtttcctcctgggaggagttgggctgtctgacgctgctgctctcttctgccatggcaaattgagtaaactctcattacgcctttgcgcggcgcatttaagggcgaggagaggggctcatttgattggtgtgatgtgtgtaaaacccactccacgcattctctcctccctctctccgacttgcgcaggtaggagggacggaggtgggaaagaggagtagctgcgccagcgcgcacggtgtgccaaacttgcaaaatccgcctggccacacccagttggcgaagcgcaggtgtgctgcgcctccgccttgcccggtctgcgaaactagaggcctttatgttaaagggatagtttggattctTTAAAATGGGGTTGTATGAGATACttacagtcagtgtattaccttcaATACAGGGCGGTTAGctcgcccccagtttggagatgCAAGCTGTAGTGCAGACACAGAGGCTCagaaatgtactgctgtggagagCCGTTTGCAGCATaatatattttagccacccAATAAAAGGGCCAcccaaaacaaaatatcaatgtGATGGTCACAGCCACACATGGTAATATTGTCCCAAGTCAAACTCTTTAAACTTATTAGTTTGTACTACACAGGTCAATTCAACTGACAGTCAGCCATACCTAAACTAGTAACATCACTCAGTTGGTTTGATTTAGAATCTGTGTATTTGATTTTAACAATACATTGTTCAGGTGAAGAGTGTAAGATTTAGACGGATTTGGTGGTGTCTCGTGATGAattgtagattgcaaccagctaaagcATCTGCTGATTAGGTattcttcagtgtttattgttcaggaggtttttatcaggagctgaattatccacagaggtctcttctggACCAGGACCATGGACCAGGCAATTAATTcacaataaagcagtttcacattacaaatcagcgCATCTCCGACGCTGTTCAGCATCTTGGGAACTGGTGGCTAACCCATAACATGCTCACCTTTTGAACCAGACGTTCCAGAACCAGAGTTTTTTACTGTTTGACAAATTATCCGCAAGGGACCGATATGCACAcgcgaaaatgcaaatggccctatgtggagccagtgtttggtttgtcattTCTGGGCTAATGTAGAAACacagtggtgcaacatggtgatctccatgaACAAAGACCCTCCccatatgtagatatgaacggctcattctaaggtaacaaaaacacaacaacacttattttcaggtcattataCACTATAGAGAACATAGAATATTGTATTTCCTCCAATATTTCCCCCTAATCCTACACACAAAAACTTTACATCATGGTGCCAACTCATTGGACCAAACCATGTGCTGCCATGTCATGGGGGGGTTTAGTTAATTTTGCCTTGTAATTAGTTGTAGTTGGCATTCACCTTGGTGAATGCCACCCCTAGTGTGTTATTTGGTTTGGTCAATTCTTGAATTCAATTCTTCTTGGGTTTGTTGCCTATTTTTGGGTAAATAAAAGCTCAGGTTTTTGTCTGCAGCTCCTGTGTCCTCATTCCCTCACCGCTTGCTCCCTAACAATCAGTGTCATTGGaggctatattgagaatattttcaccactttaccatGCTGTCAGATAGACCCCTGGCACAACATTTCCCCATCTATAGAACTTCTGTATTCCTACACATAAGCGCAAGTGTGCACTACACCACAGATCATCTGTTTGGGTCAGTCTTTCAGCAGTTTATGGAAGAGCCAAcatacaaaatcaaaaaagtgtGATTTTGACAAAATGCTGCTCAGTGTGGAAACAGGAAGATACCTTCATGAACCAGAGTATAGAAAAGAAGATTTTTGccgagggacagagagagagatgtataGGAAATTATACAGCtgagaaaatgtagtgccaaaggacagggctgtctgacggcaaggtaaagTCATGAAAATGTACTCAATATAGCATCCACTTAAattgatgttgattttttttcagttaaggattttttttaaagtgactaaaatatgttttgctgttcCCCCTTCCACAGcaatacattgcttagcttccatgtggGGTACTCCTGTCTTCATCTCCAAATTGAGAGCATATGCACTGACTACTGTATATACTATATATTCATATATCCCTTTAAGCTAGGCTGATCACGTCCTGACTCCTGCTCTGTACTTATATATCCACTGATATTAATGTTTTCATCTCACTCTcaggaaaaagacaaataaatgtatttctcaAAATACTGAACTATTCTTTATAAGGCCCTGTTGTCATGAATAAAGGCACAGATGCAGAAAACTGAACACTGCCTTCTGTAGTGAACTGACAGTCATGTTGTAATGGAGTGTACTCTGAGCAGCGTCTCCCAGAAGTGACATTCTTGTCTGAAAGGTGCACAGTTACACAGTGTGAAGATAGAGTTGCCTAAATGTGCTGCCAAGGGAACATCATCCTTTTCAGGTTGATTTTGGGTCTCTGGAGACTGTCAAATCCCTGTCagtgtgattttaaatgtgttatgaTGTGAAGTGAACATTATCATAAAGGACAAAGATTCAAATTTTACCAAACAATTGTAGCCAATAATTTTACTTCACCACACAGTTTATGTTGCAGCTACATGCATACCTCCACAGAAAACCAACTGAGGGAACTGCAGTGACTCTAGCTTTTGGTTTAGTATGGGAGGAATTCTGGCTGAACTGGGCGGTCTTATGGGAGTTCTGTGATGTTGAAAGTAGATGGAACTTCAGAATATAGGTTTGTGTCCTCCAGGATTTCACAACCTGTGATCTATTCATAATAGATTTCCTGTTTAGTGTACCCACAAGCAGAGACTCTGTAAAACTGTAAAGATTTGCTGACTGAATAACATCATAGTTTTACAACGTATGGTTACACTGTAAccttggttctctgagtgaACGGGGTATGATCCCCCTGCTTGTCAGGGTACGTGGATAACTCTTTAAGACACACCAGCTTGCCTGGCCACGCCCCATTGCATAGCTATAAAGCGCCTGCGCTGGCGTGTAATCACTGATAGTTTTGATCGAAACGTGTCTCCGAGCGGCCTAAGGATTGGAGAGATAGTCTCTtcactcagagaaccaaggTTACAGTGTAACCATACGTTCTCTATCGTCTTGAGACTATCTTTCCACTCAGTTACATATTCCACATGTACGGGGTAGATCTTTAAGACACCCCGTGAGGAGACGGTGCAGCCCACAATCCCACGCCACAGCGTGCAACAATCGAACTATTTACAAATGTATACTATATACAACTCACAGGAGTAGGCCCCGCAAGGCGCTAGGGCCCCCCATGGAAGGGAAAGGCTGCCCAGGAAGCCTGCAAGACGCAAGGCTAACCCAAGGGGGACAGGTAGGGGCCCCGCAAGACGCAAAGGCCATCCTGTTCACGGAGCAGCCGCTCAATCAGCCCGCAAGACACAAGGCTGAGGGGGAGACAAAAATGTCTACAGTCGGGCCACGCCCAGCACCCGCTCCCCAAACGAGGGGCTGGCGGCCATGTTCAAACGCTAGAACCTGGTAAAGGTCGACTGGGATGACCATGTGGTGGCGGAGCATATGGAAGCAAGGGAGGCCCCCCACCACAAGGCCCATGAGGCAGCCACACTCCGAGTGGAATGTGCCCGGATCCCTGATGGAACAGGCACACCCGACAGTACATAAGCCTGCCAAATAGTGTCTACGATCCAGTGTGACAGCCTGGACTTCGACAAAGGCCTGCCTAAACACCCAGCgtcataaaacacaaaaagctgGTCGGACCTCCGGACAGCCTGAGTGCGCCGAATGTACTCTGTCAAGGCCCTGACCGGGCACAGAGCAGACTGGCCCTGCTCAACCTCCTCGCCAGCActaggagaggagagagacttAAGCTCGACTGACTGAGACAGATGGAACTCAGTAAGGACCTTAGACAGGAAGGCTGGGTTGGGGCGGAGAACCACACTCGAGCCATCCGGGGAGAACCGACAACAGTTACCATGCACCGACAAGGCATGGACTTTACTCACTCTTCTCGCCGAAGTGACGGCGAGCAGGAAGGCGGTTTTCATGGAGAGCCACTTCAAATCAGCACCCCCAAGGGATTCAAAGGGGGAATGCTTTAGGGCCCCAAGGACGACATCCAAGTCCCAAGGGGGAACTACCGGACCAGTGGTATGCACCGTGAGTCGCTGGGCCCCCCGAAGGAACCGGAAAATGAGGACATAGTCCTCCGCACTCAGTGCAAACTCGTCGATACGCACTGCCTTGATTGCTGTCACCAACCCTCGCAGTGTTACAGCAGCTTTCTGTGCCTCAAGCTGGGACTGCAAGAACCGCAGGATCTCCTGAGCCGGAGCCAAGTAGGGGTCCACCTGCTGAGACTCACACCAGTTGGTAAACACCTGCCAACGGTGCGAATAAGCAGCCCTCATGGATGGTGCCCGGGCATGCTGCATTGTCGCCACCACAGGCTCTGGCAATCCTAAGGCCAGGAGCCTTTCCCTCTCAGGGGCCAAGCCACCAGCCTGAGCCCCGCTGGAAAGGGGTGGAACAGGGCTCCgttcacctgggagagcaggTCCCTCCGGTGCGGGAGCTCCCATGGCGGCCCGTCCAGCAGAGGCAGAATCGCCGAGAACCACAGCATGTGGGGCCACATAGGTGCCACCAATATAAGCCGCACCTGCTCCACCAGAACTCTTCGGAGAAGAGGGTGGAGAAGAGTGAAGGGAGGAAAGGCGTAGAGCAGAACCCGGGGCCATGGATGAGCCAGAGCATCCCACCCTAAGGGGGGATAGTCGTTCCTCAGGGAGAAGAAGAGCGGGCAATGTGTCGACTCCCTGGACGCCCAGGCCCCCCTGCCTGTTGATGTAAGCGGCCGTCACTGTGCTGTCGGTGCGGACAATGATGTGATGACCTCTCACCCTCAGCAGGAAATGATGCAGAGTGAGGAGAACTGCCCTCACCTCTAGGACATTTATGTGCTGACACAGCCACCGGCCGGTCCAGACACCGTTGATGCCGCGGCCTTCGTGTACTGCGTCCCACCCCGAGGAGGATGCGTCCGTGTACACCAGCTGGCGATAGACCACTGGACCCAGACCCCGGCCTACCGCAATGTTTGCTGGGACCTTCCACCACTGGAGGGCCCTGTGGAGCCTCCGAGAGACTACCACTTTGGTCTTGTGGGACCTCTGACAGACCCAAGCCCAGCAGGCATCTCTGTAACCAGCAGGCATCTCTGTACAGGCCACATGTGCAAGAGGGCGAGGGGG encodes the following:
- the LOC144463846 gene encoding uncharacterized protein LOC144463846, whose amino-acid sequence is MAVQTWLANTGAILSLYLRDLSRQVQDDTSVGEELQTASSCLSSVMKEQAGAAGSALASFWVVRRHLWLSQSQLQQGDRDCLLKVPLEPTAMFGPHATALVQQAQESHRCVKEEISDSSWRLPGGVGTADRAEGEDHLLQPWGPPSAPRPPDNYQALANLSPPPASHETAWLALGADPWVVSTMTHGYRIQLSCRPPVTRKPTFTTVSDPQRRLVLEAELSTLLEKAAIREVASGDHQVGFFSRYFLTPKKDGGLCPILDLRGLNRYLQPLRYRFLTVPRVRQAVTAEDWFATIDLKDAYFQIPIWRGHWRFLCFGFAGRVYEFQMLPFGISLAPRTFSRCMDAALSPLRQRGIRILNYLDDWLVCAVSEEQCHHHVALLLEHVQRLGLRLNYKKSRLQPSQVMTFLGMVLDSRRATVTLTLERQPALRTCLALFQLHARVNWGLCLRLMGLMAATVQVVPLALLHMWPVQRCLLVTEMPAGLGALQWWKVPANIAVGRGLGPVVYRQLVYTDASSSGWDAVHEGRGINGVWTGRWLCQHINVLEVRAVLLTLHHFLLRVRGHHIIVRTDSTVTAAYINRQGGLGVQGVDTLPALLLPEERLSPLRVGCSGSSMAPGSALRLSSLHSSPPSSPKSSGGAGAAYIGGTYVAPHAVVLGDSASAGRAAMGAPAPEGPALPGERSPVPPLSSGAQAGGLAPERERLLALGLPEPVVATMQHARAPSMRAAYSHRWQVFTNWCESQQVDPYLAPAQEILRFLQSQLEAQKAAVTLRGLVTAIKAVRIDEFALSAEDYVLIFRFLRGAQRLTVHTTGPVVPPWDLDVVLGALKHSPFESLGGADLKWLSMKTAFLLAVTSARRVSKVHALSVHGNCCRFSPDGSSVVLRPNPAFLSKVLTEFHLSQSVELKSLSSPSAGEEVEQGQSALCPVRALTEYIRRTQAVRRDPGTFHSECGCLMGLVVGGLPCFHMLRHHMVIPVDLYQVLAFEHGRQPLVWGAGAGRGPTVDIFVSPSALCLAG